The following coding sequences are from one Eucalyptus grandis isolate ANBG69807.140 chromosome 11, ASM1654582v1, whole genome shotgun sequence window:
- the LOC104425626 gene encoding alpha carbonic anhydrase 4, with product MGILSIRSSFCFFALVFVAHGLLLTLSTASESEVGDETPFTYIEGTGKGPKEWGQIDPHWRACSTGKLQSPIDLLDERVQVFPNLGKLKRDYKPAPAIVRNRGHDITVMWKGYAGQININGTYYKLLQCHWHSPSEHTFNGSKYDLELHVVHLSSHGEIAVIGIVYKYGRPDPFLTKLLEHIKVVRKEDRDLGVINPGIIKFGSRKYFRYIGSLTVPPCTEGVVWTIIRKVRTVSREQVEALREAVHDGYEANARPTQRLDRRAVWLYTPRDNGGAA from the exons ATGGGCATCCTCTCAATCCGCAGTAGCTTCTGCTTCTTCGCTCTGGTTTTTGTTGCTCACGGTCTTCTGCTCACTCTCTCGACTGCTTCTGAATCTGAAGTTG GTGATGAGACTCCATTCACTTATATTGAAGGAACTGGAAAAGGACCGAAAGAATGGGGCCAGATTGACCCGCATTGGCGAGCATGTAGCACTGGGAAATTGCAGTCTCCGATCGATCTGCTCGATGAGAGAGTGCAAGTCTTTCCGAATTTGGGGAAGTTGAAAAGAGACTATAAACCAGCTCCTGCCATTGTGAGGAACAGGGGACATGATATCACA GTAATGTGGAAAGGATATGCAGGGCAGATCAACATAAATGGGACTTACTACAAACTTCTACAGTGTCATTGGCATTCCCCCTCCGAGCACACGTTTAATGGATCAAA ATATGACTTGGAGCTTCACGTGGTCCATTTAAGCTCTCACGGAGAAATAGCCGTGATCGGGATTGTCTACAAGTATGGCCGACCCGACCCTTTCCTCACAAAG CTACTCGAACACATAAAAGTAGTCAGGAAGGAAGACAGAGACTTGGGGGTCATAAATCCAGGGATCATCAAATTCGGCAGCAGGAAATACTTCAGATACATTGGTTCTCTCACGGTCCCTCCATGCACCGAGGGTGTCGTGTGGACAATAATCAGGAAG GTGAGGACAGTCTCGAGGGAGCAAGTAGAAGCACTGAGAGAAGCTGTTCATGAT GGATATGAAGCCAATGCAAGGCCGACTCAGCGATTAGATAGAAGAGCGGTCTGGCTATACACCCCAAGAGACAATGGAGGTGCTGCTTAG